The following proteins come from a genomic window of Panicum hallii strain FIL2 chromosome 8, PHallii_v3.1, whole genome shotgun sequence:
- the LOC112902878 gene encoding xylanase inhibitor protein 1-like, whose protein sequence is MASRRRPSPPAAALLPLAFLLLSCLSGAATAKQTGQLTVFWGRNAGEGTLREACDTGLYTTVVISFYSVFGHGRYWGDLSGHPLAGVGADIKHCQSRNILVLLSIGGPGNGYSLPSSQSAERVADNLWNAHLGGRRRGVFRPFGDAAVDGIDFYIDRGGPGHYDELARRLDGYNRFYRGRKGVRLTATPRCGFPDPLLDGALRTGLFERIHVRFYGNDTRCSYGAGAGTWGVAEEWKKWTARYTKSEVYLGLAPAESGVPEGAQGTVAVYLKYLYYDLLPKVQEAPNYGGVMVWDRFSDKKTRWSTVVKGWA, encoded by the coding sequence ATGGCGTCCCGGCGCCGGCCAAGCCCTCCGGCGGCGGCTCTCCTCCCGCTCGCGTTCCTGCTCCTCTCCTGCCTCtccggtgccgccacggccAAGCAGACCGGCCAGCTCACCGTGTTCTGGGGCCGGAACGCGGGCGAGGGCACCCTGCGCGAGGCCTGCGACACGGGGCTCTACACCACCGTCGTCATCTCCTTCTACAGCGTCTTCGGCCACGGCCGCTACTGGGGCGACCTGTCGGGCCacccgctcgccggcgtcggcGCCGACATCAAGCACTGCCAGTCCAGGAACATCCTCGTCCTCCTCTCCATCGGCGGGCCCGGGAACGGCTACTCCCTCCCGTCGTCCCAGTCCGCCGAACGCGTCGCCGACAACCTCTGGAACGCGCACCTcggcgggcgccgccgcggcgtgtTCCGGCCCTTCGGCGACGCCGCCGTCGACGGCATCGACTTCTACATCGACCGCGGCGGGCCGGGCCACTACGACGAGCTGGCGCGCCGCCTCGACGGGTACAACCGGTTCTACCGCGGCCGGAAGGGGGTGCGGCTGACGGCGACGCCGCGGTGCGGCTTCCCCGACCCGCTGCTCGACGGCGCGCTGCGGACGGGGCTGTTCGAGCGCATCCACGTCCGGTTCTACGGCAACGACACGCGGTGCTCgtacggcgccggcgccgggacCTGGGGCGTCGCGGAGGAGTGGAAGAAGTGGACGGCGAGGTACACGAAGAGCGAGGTGTACCTGGGGCTCGCCCCGGCGGAGAGCGGCGTGCCGGAGGGGGCGCAGGGCACCGTCGCGGTGTACCTCAAGTACCTCTACTACGACCTGCTGCCCAAGGTGCAGGAGGCGCCCAACTACGGAGGGGTCATGGTCTGGGACAGGTTCTCCGACAAGAAGACACGATGGAGCACCGTCGTCAAGGGATGGGCCTGA
- the LOC112903657 gene encoding uncharacterized protein LOC112903657 codes for MLVHTVVEHPSSTLGSAKVGTSFSCSISVPRELSHNLASKDQSSAGNSDCSKKEELVLPTDSKHDSAKFSEDSSQEVRKCSELRASDLAAPLSDEQLALLLHQQLNSSPRVPRVPRCHQAAGTQMLHPTGATSKRSSAHGGRDHAAVSLMITLCNLSASSFVINLIKELNSEMGLKSPIEIG; via the exons ATG CTGGTGCACACAGTTGTTGAGCATCCTAGCTCAACTTTGGGTTCTGCAAAAGTTGGTACATCCTTTTCTTGTTCTATCTCTGTACCACGTGAGTTATCACACAATTTGGCATCTAAAGATCAGTCATCAGCAGGTAACAGTGATTGTTCAAAGAAAGAAGAACTGGTCTTACCAACTGATAGCAAACATGATTCTGCAAAGTTTTCTGAAGATAGTTCCCAGGAAGTGAGAAAGTGCTCTGAACTGCGGGCATCTGATTTGGCTGCTCCATTGAGTGATGAACAG CTTGCATTACTGTTGCATCAACAATTAAACAGCTCCCCCAGAGTACCGAGGGTGCCACGTTGCCATCAAGCAGCTGGTACGCAGATGCTTCATCCAACTGGAGCTACTTCTAAGCGGTCTTCAGCGCACGGAGGAAGGGATCATGCAGCGGTAAG CCTCATGATTACCCTATGCAATCTTTCTGCCAGTAGCTTTGTGATCAACTTGATTAAGGAACTTAACAGTGAGATGGGTCTGAAGTCCCCTATTGAGATTGGATAG
- the LOC112903658 gene encoding putative F-box/FBD/LRR-repeat protein At1g78760, with protein MGVVTRAKKMMPLQLDEEEEVLVDRISLLPDGVLEDIVSLLPTRDAARTQLLSSRWRHIWRSAPLNLDVDGDPTIPVSDISRILSTHQHGPGRRFSINYSCLGYYDDEEETLDGWLRSPALDGLRELEILFDDSHLRWGSPPRPLPAASVLRFSSTLVVASFNACAFPDATTTGGLLHYWPLLKQLTLSYVTVSESSLHALLAGCPALESLLLQENNGCPRVRIVSPSLRSIGVGTGFGAAFFTWGDDELEELRLVQQLVIEDAPCLEKLVVFEGLEMDISVVSAPRLKVLGELVRVCHMLQFCTAALHQGSTFERLTAVVPSVKVLALSYVKPCSDTAVNLIKCFPHLEKLYIKITHVVQKNESYDEYQQLTGTLDIRLRNIVLPYREDSKPGCH; from the exons ATGGGCGTGGTCACTAGGGCCAAGAAGATGATGCCGCTGCAACtggatgaagaggaagaagtgCTCGTCGACCGCATCAGCCTCCTCCCCGACGGCGTCCTCGAAGACATCGTCTCCCTCCTCCCCACCAGGGACGCCGCCCGCACGCAGCTCCTCTCCTCCCGGTGGCGCCACATCTGGCGCTCCGCTCCCCTCAACCTCGACGTCGACGGAGACCCAACTATTCCGGTCAGCGATATCTCCCGCATCCTGTCCACGCACCAGCatggccccggccgccgcttcTCCATCAACTACAGTTGCCTCGGTTActacgacgacgaggaggagacCCTAGACGGCTGGCTCCGGTCCCCCGCCCTCGACGGCCTCCGGGAGCTCGAGATCCTCTTCGACGACAGCCATCTTCGCTGGGGGtctccgccgcggccgctgccggCGGCGTCGGTGCTCCGCTTCTCCTCCACCCTTGTCGTCGCCAGCTTCAACGCCTGCGCCTTCCCGGATGCCACCACCACCGGCGGATTGCTCCACTACTGGCCGCTTCTCAAGCAGCTGACCCTTTCCTACGTCACAGTCTCGGAGTCCTCCCTCCACGCGTTGCTCGCCGGCTGCCCTGCGCTGGAGAGCTTGCTGCTGCAGGAGAACAACGGCTGCCCTCGAGTGAGAATCGTGTCGCCTAGCCTCAGAAGCATCGGTGTGGGTACTGGTTTCGGTGCGGCTTTTTTTACATGGGGAGACGACGAACTAGAAGAGCTCAGGCTAGTACAACAGCTTGTCATCGAGGACGCCCCATGCCTGGAAAAGTTAGTTGTTTTCGAAGGACTGGAGATGGACATCTCGGTAGTCTCTGCGCCGAGATTGAAGGTTCTGGGCGAACTCGTGCGCGTCTGCCACATGCTTCAATTTTGCACCGCAGCTCTTCATCAG GGATCAACCTTCGAAAGGTTGACGGCGGTGGTGCCCAGTGTGAAGGTTCTAGCTTTATCTTATGTGAAACCTTGTTCGGATACTGCTGTTAACTTGATCAAGTGCTTTCCCCACTTAGAGAAGTTGTACATCAAG ATAACACATGTTGTTCAGAAAAATGAATCATATGATGAATACCAGCAACTTACTGGTACCCTTGATATCCGTCTGAGAAATATTGTGCTACCATACCGTGAAGACAGCAAGCCAG GTTGTCATTGA